The genomic DNA TTTTCCTCAATGACACGCACACATTCGGCCTCCAGACATAAAAACGAGTTTTCGCCGATAACTCTTAAGGCACGTTTTTTTGGTACGATTCCGGAAGAagaatacacggaatagacgGTATTCGTGTTCTTTTGCGGACCTATTCCGTTTTCGGAATGAACTGAATACTATTTCATTCATTCTGCTCCCGATaagagaatgaaagaaatgaccAGAATGTGGTTCACTAGGAATACAGGACTTTTTTCCGAGTTTATATAGCAtgatctaaacactcgggggagctGGGAGAATTTTTCGGCAGTTATGCAAACCTTGAACCACGTCTCGAGTTTAtctaactgtctcgaattctcgcAACTCCCCCTCATGAGTCCTCTATTGCTAAAATCTACGTCTTTCAATCCGAATAAACAATATATCTACAAGAATAAGTAAAGACTAATTAAACCACATATAAAATGATCAATCAATGCGTGTCTACTATCCGAGGAATGGAATAATATCGTTTCCTGCgtttccaaaacaacaaaatagtgTGGGTGACAAGTGATTGAATATGATTATTTCAACCTACTTAGTAAAGAAATTTCATGATCGAAAAACAAGACGATGAACCTTGTACGTTTGAACGTGCGTAAGGATAGTTAAACGCGCCCAATAGAAACGAAATAAAAGACATTCGGTTTCATCGAGAATGGAATTGGTTAATGTCTTTGGAGGTTCTCCTGCGTGTCTTTTGTATTCCTGTATGGTCCTGACGGGGACAACCTTGGTTCCCCTTTGATCGGGCGAAAGATATTATCCCGCTTTAGTCATCAACTGGAGTTGTCTTCCGTAGTCTACAATTAAATTCCACGTGGCATTGTAGTAGCTAGTTTAAgtggagctatgatcctcgcagatatgaacgcaatttttgcaattgcgtaaagaagcctgaaaaattcaggactttaacggggtttgaacccgtgacctctgaATACCGGTGCGactctctaaccaactgagctatagaccttattcataaatggcgatcaCATTTATAAtacttttgtccacgtgcaaattagcctaccaagcctcatttaagagcaagaattcttttcaattcactgtatggtatcgaggcttggtaggctaatttgcacttcgacaaaagaattataaattgaccgccatttatgaactagtaatagttgacactacagctgcccccgcgatgtaaagtgctgcattatttttatttgcaaattattatagtcgataccgtatgtgttgactgttgtaacgttgtaatagtcttttaactcagatcaTAGAAGGTGTACcctgaagttgagacgattactttgagttgtttttactctctcagggggaaaatgagtcgaagtaatagtctgaaatccaggctagaaaaggcaaagcggaaaaggcaataggatgtttgcaatgaacagagtatggaaaatcgacgaagtcgcagttgtttacaaataagtttattatggaatatagtttagtgacaatattactataCCTGGTGTTATTTAATTGAgacattggtggaaatattgtataactaacaaaacggaactactgcctatgcaaaatatggctattatgtataatttttgtttgcatagtggcaagaaaattgtgttaatcagaacgatcattattattccttgtgtaacaatgatgtagcaggatatatgtaacagagaaactaagtgtcccattcaactgtgtttgcatgaagataacaataactttaataactaattagatcctttgtgctattgcttttacaatacgtagctgttacattttttttttttttgcatgttcacagaaaactgatttaattagaaagataactaattgtttttttttttgtaaaatggtgtaataggctataactaactcagtgttcattcgattgtctttgcaaaaagatgacaataactttaaaaaattaattgtttggCCCTGTGCTACAGTACAACATGTAGCTAGAAACTGAGTGCTTCATTCATCTGCCTTTGGAAGAAGATAACCtataataactttaaaaatatttcattgaatgtctttgtgctactgctcatgcattatgtagctgttatattcatatatatactttcaaaccgttttaatcacaaaggtcattagtcattgtttgttgaacaacaataatatgTTTATATGGTAAattaaacacagaaactgagaCTGAAATTAATCTGTTTATGTGGGAAAAGATAATAAGGGGCCAATTTTTCGTGACTGAATCCTATCAAAACTAATGAACAGCATCTGTCACGTCCTAATTTAGAACTATACAGGGAGTAAAAGAAGAGTGTTTATCTGTTGTCACTTGAGCCACCGCCCTGCCTTCAATAGCCTTCAGTGTCATAAACGTGCAGCTAATGATGAACGCCtgactgtcaagtttttcaacttatAGTACGTTTACCAAGCGTCTCTCGATCCTAGATTTCGGATGAACACGAATCTTATGCTTTCGTGGTCGAATAACAGCGCtttctcaaatatatatataatttccataaggtcgcaatagtagcaagtatgataaatactgtaggaaacagataacttttttaaaagacatgtttcggcatgcttatgccatcatcagtttaaggagttcctaagtgtgaacagttataaagtctacgggtagaagaaaaaattattacaacatgacgtaatacaaaagcgggtactatttacagcgtgacaccaaacatcaaggtgtaaacgaaaacttgagaaaagtgttgtaatgctgcaattgtttgttaagttccggtttgatcttatttatatgaaaagcttctttgagttttaaatcaattgagttgctggcagaatccagaatactaaagcacgaaggggagtatttgctcttacataaaggagatgtgttgaaatgcttaaaaatatacgagtttttatcgctttcacgtgtgttcctttatcctggtagaaacgTGGCGACTAgattcgccaatataacgggaattacaacccgcaaaagaaaattggtaaactaccatggattttagaacaacaggagtacgatctttaacactaaacatgtttttaattttaaatgaagtgaaaactaatttgatagttagtttacttaacaaacaattgcagcattacaacacttttctcacgttttagtttacaccttgatgtttggtgtcacgctgtaaatagtacccgcttttgtattacgtcacgttgtaataattttttcgtctacccgtagactttataactgttcacacttaggacctcatttaactgatgatggcataagcatgccgaaacatgtcttttaaaaaagttgtttgtttcctacagtatatatatataagttcagtttttctcaccttaaaatcagctgctcctcagcgtgacaaccgcgagaacagacgccgtgatgcgactgacacaaaaatattaaaccatgcacttcctttcataatactcTGCATCCCCAAAATAGGgactttggattattaactgctacccctgtttattgtgatgtcacaatacacaaactctcagaaactccctttgggaTTTTCTGCTTTACGTCATCCTAGCCATTTCGCACTTgcgggcgcaaacaatagaaacgtcatgattacctaccgattcctcgcggcccctgttcgagcaaatcaagattttttctagtataccgactgcatatttgaaccgtaagtactgtccttaatatacgcgcaagctactaggatgcctcctcgggatttcgcGTCTAGGCGAAATCCCTGCGGCGGCAATATTAAAGGTCTAtgaggccactgacgttgggagctggtcatttatgAGTTCCCATGTTCcggtgaggaatgaatcaacgacgaaatggtatatgaaatggatcatatatgaactgcggatatgaaatcaagtgaagctatgatcctcgcagttatgaacgcaatttttgcaattgcgtagagaagcctgaaaaactcagggcatcaacggagtttgaacccgtgacctcgcgataccggtgtgacgctctaaccaactgaggtatgaagccactgatgttgggagctaaTAATTTGTGagttctttacgcaattgcaaaaactgcGTTTATAACTTcgacgatcatagcttcacttgatttcatatccgcaattcacatatgatccatttcatataccatttcatagTAGCTAGTTTGTTGCCTCCATTTAATTCAGCTGCTTTTAACGCTGATGAGTTACtttaaatttttgtattttacacTCTCCGCATGACAAGCGCCAATCCTAAAAACCTCTATGTGTTTGTTCTAGACTGTTTTACTCTAGTACCAGTTTTTATTTACGAGTTACTTTGACTTTGTCAAACGACAGAATTCGCGGATCTTACTTCCTTAGCACGAAACACTTGTAGCATTGCATTTCTTAACTCAGGTACTCTCCAACCATATAAAAATGGATTTAAAGCCGAATTCATGAAGACAACTGTGGTGGCAAGAGACCTGCCAAGAAGACCCTCTCTTCTTTCACGGGCGAAATAAATTATGTAAACAaggaaataaggaaagtaacaaaTCGCGAGCACAATGAAGAATATAAATGCACTAAAAGCAGATTTTTGAAGGCTGGCCATTCTTGCGGTGGCATCAGCTCCCTCAAACGCTCGAGCCTGATTCTGAATTTCTCGTCGATGACGCcgaacaattttgaaaatggtcgCGTGACATGTAACGGAGATACAAAACACGATGAATATCCAAGAGGCAATTGAAGGTAATAGAACTCTTTCCTCCCAAATCTGGGTGGTTCCTGCTACTACAGAAACTGCCCAAATCGCTAGAAGAATACAAGTAACTCTACGAACAGTAACGATGCTGGGATATTGCAGCGGCTTCAGAATGGCAATGAGTCTGTCAAGACTGGTTCCTGCAATTATGCCTAAAGACACTCCGCAAAGAGAGAAAGCAATGGTCTTAAATCCTCTTTCAAAAGTTAGTTTTAGTCTCTCCGATCGAATGTACAAGTTAATTAAGCTACGTGCTATGAAAAGAGGTTGCGCGATCAAACCAACAGCTAAATCAGTTGACGCCAGACCACATAGTAATAGGATAGAGGGCGAACGAAGCGTCGGCTTCTTCCACACTGCGTACAGCACAAGCACATTTCCAATGGTCGCTGTGAAAGCAAGTACAATGTTTACAACACAGTTTACTAACATGATTacactttcttctttttccatcttttGTTCAAGTCTGAATTTAACCAACACCGAGTAGTCTCAGCAATGATCTTCTCACGATCCTCTTTCTTTGTGATCTTTTCACGGAAATCAAACCTTTCCTTCCACgttcaagttatttttaaaaactTGTGCTTGGTGAAAGAGCTAAGCAGTCTGCAATATGATCCTTTCGATAGAAAGCCGTCCTAACTCCGTGACTGCTAAACGGCTATTCATGCAGCCGCTATGGGAAAAATTGAGAAAGATAAATATTGACACTCCCTGCGAAACACGTCATACACATTGTTCCAAAAtggtcgtcattttagtattattttgtttcgttgcaaattggcccttttggccttgCTTTTAAACGTAAAATTCGAAAGAATGTTTAACGTTGAACTAGGTCGAAAGGGTCAATTTGCAAGTAAACTagagaatactaaaatgacggccacATTTGAATAAGATGTATTGTAAGATTGCACCTTCCGCAAATTAGCAAATAACAAGGTTATGTAATTAAATGTGGCGTCAattgtatttgaaagaaaaaaaaaaccaaaagaaaacaaaataaaagatatAACCATCTGTTTACTTTTCTTAACTTCGTATTTCGCCTATAAGTTATGAATTACGCTTTTTTGGAATGGCAAACAACCAGTTTCAATATTTCTGTGGACTTTTTGACGGTTTTGGTATCTAAATAAACTGTCATTTTCTGCGTTTACAGAAGTGATAGCTGCAATAGGAAGTTTCTCTCAAATATCACAATTGTCAATGTAGTGGACAGCTAATATCTCGACGGCTGGTATCCAGCTCATAGGGACTTGTAGCGAGTTGTCAGTTGTAACGACTGGTCTGGCTTTATGTGATGAGAACCACAGTATTTAAACGAATGGAGGTGGGAAGATTGTCGCAAGTTAACTTTTGGGAGTTGTCTTCACAAATTCGTAGAATAGTCTTTAAGCAAATTAAAGTCAATGCCGTAGTTTTCCAGATGCTGTCCTCGGGGCTGTCCTGAAATGAGTATTCAAATGTCATGTATTTTTCATTAATTGAGTCgataacttttttttgtttttttgttaatatGGAACACGTAGAGCGTAATTCAATAGTTCACTGAAACTTTTTTTTGCCTCTTTGGATGGCAGAGCAAGAGACataaagggagagagaggtgttaatctcgagacgtttgttgggccgacttcgtcataaagttgGTGACGTGTCAAAATTCTGACAAAATAGTCCAAAGGTACATTAAATCAGTTTGAAacattttctaaaacacggtttacaatggccagcatcatgcaattaagaaatggaaaattggcatacacttttctcaacggcaacagtgaattggttcttttctgattttaaagcaaaccattttaaagttttatacttaaggaactcgataactgagaaataaaactcaacagctatcaGAGCTATTACACTTTCGAACATCTGCTttcctaattctccggttaaacaagAAACGTTAGTGATATATTGGTGTATTGGttatttaaacacaggcaaattatttcttaactttcaggctaccgaaatgtaacttgttttgcctggcatacacttttctcaacagcaacggtgaattggttctgattttaaatcaaaccattttaaagttttatacTTAAAAGGCCTTCCAAGGGGTGTTCTGACGTCGCTTTTtcgctcattttccagcccacCTGTCGCCTATTTGGGTAGAGATAATTGTCGCTGTGTCCTTTGCGCTGCAATACAAATTTTCCCATGACGTTCTTAATTTTTGCGtactgtaattttgtttaatttttgtcGATAATCAAATGGTTAGGGAATATCTaaaaaggctcgggaaattatttgattttaaaCAAAACACGCGTTAAAATATTCCCTAATCTCACGAGTAGACCATTTCATTAGTTATTAATATAATGGGTGACAAATCACGTTCCtaagacgccattttgccatggcaacatcgtgatttcacgtgtgaaatcataaattaacgctgaaatttcgtgCCAAAATAAGGAGTAATTTGACACCAATGTTATTAAAAGTACTTTAGTTTCTAATGACTCTAATACAAATATGAAAGTACTGCGGgtgtatttgaactgcacgAGAACCATTACCTTCAAGCGAAATGAACACCACTAGGATAGtagcgaaaagaaagcttgaaaaaaatccattacgTTTAAGCTTGAAAATTTAAGGCTGTTTTCGGCGATGATCGTCTCAAACAATTGATTGAAAGTTTTTGTGTTGCGAATCGATCGTTTGTACTCagtgtttcttcgatttgaaaaataaagcagacCTTAAATCAACGATGggggtaaagtaaagtaaagtaaagtagaccttatttaacgtcgataactcgtaacagtaacttttaatcactgacaaacctgaggtcgacggtgtgctcattttactcccccctctccatcagtgctccgttttacgggtatttaaagctactagctacacggaaaggaaaggagtcgaaacaaggatgcgagatccgggaatcgaactcaggacctcttgcaccaaggccgcgcactaaccgactgtgccatccttgctccttaaaAAGTTTCTAAAAAGCAAATTGTAaaagtttctaaagaaactgtggtgctgcgtcggtggggaagtagtatacaaaaatttggttttatcaacggagttgataatgtaaattggccaccgtacagagattctaaatgctaacgtttcgagcgttagcccttcgtcagagcgaagcgattcgctctgacgaagggctaacgctcaaaacgtcagcttttagaatctctgtacggtggccaatttacattatcaactccgttgataaaaccaaatatttGTAGaccttactgcgcctttcaataacatgcggactcttaaattcaaaagtcaaccgacaaatgcgtttttcgctaccgtcaatcaaatatTCGGCGGCTCCTTCGGgcttccgactactgtcgagcgcgcagtaatcaaatcacatcgttaAGCCCAGTTCCTtcaacatagtcggaagctgggaggagccccGAACATTTGCTTGACGGTAGCAAAAAACGCATTTGACGGTTAACCTTaaaatttaagagtccgcatgttattgaatgGCGCAGTAAATCAGTTCAACCGAAAAACTACAAGATATGGGGTTATTCAAACGAAACAgcgcggaaagaaatgtaaatatgatatcaatCCCAAGCGAGCGCCAGAATTAGGTTTGAATCGCACGGGAGCAAAATGTTTCCACCATACGAATTCTACGCTCTTTAATTCTGTGAAGGGCCGCAAACATCTAagccaaagcatgaaatttatacgctccagtttctctttgataagaatttaactCAGCCCAATACACTAAGCCTATCTTCTTGCAGTTTACTCAGGGTCTCAAGTTAACTTTCAGAATCTGgaagtccgttgtgattggtcttCGTAAATTCCAGTTTCGTGGGGAACCATTTCCGTTCCCAGAGCAGCGATCCTTTTGGCCAGTGCAGGGGATcagagagaaaatgacttttcctcTCAATATATATGTCATCGAATTCTTACCTTAAACTGataagggcggtttggagctgtgagtaggcgtgggatttgtcacatatggtttaggggtcGACATATCTCTCCCCAAATGCCGTagcgggaggcaaggtcggtatcAGAAAGCAGTGAatggccaactgcgtccaaaagcgatcgcacgggcagaaatcccgggatgactcgtttggtacgacgctccagcgcctgtgtgtggaggtactgcgtttttctctcttgttcaaacattccgtctgcgcatgcgtaaatgttctggctctctgATACGTAGCCTACTcccctcttcccccccccccccttcccccccaaaaaaaagatGCTGGTTAAGTTACAAGGagttgacatttcagttaaacagattgtacaggcatgaactcgtaaggtaagaagcgcgcgtgtctggtcttctcgagacagaggtgagagatggtttcatgcagactgggttgcctaaaatgctttgttgtaaacatggaagatcacgagtgaagttgtctctctggcctttctgtggatgaaatccAGCACcaaccgatacaatttgggcaagttttgaaagcttaaaacttcaatcagtgctgtattttgctggtaggactgggtgacccgacacttataaaaaatcaatgaaatgagaatcggggggcttcccttgtcacggaatggcagaattacccaaaattcttttttggccatgaaggaggcaacttgagaggcacgagactggccctcatcaaatggctgatataaagcgcggccagaggaaaaagtagtgagaagaagatctctagccagctACTAAGGATTAAccttggtgtgtgctgttaacgtagacttttgatttctgaacaactTTTCACTCTAGAAAAGTCGaaacaaagtagtgctttttttcgctgttatcctcgttgcAAAAAAATGGCCTTTCGTAAGTTCTTATCAAGCAAAGTCACCACTTAactcaaactctacatctctatgcaataagcgcattgaaaatcttcttatgcatgatcttcgcggagaTTACattgtccctcaataaacctaaaaaaaacaaatatggtcttagttctttttcgaaCGCAtaagctaagttgcgaaatgcgagacatgattttatccgtaccacacTGAGTTTCCTggctttaaaagagaatcgatggtcgcattttgtacagcggcttttcttgttaattaatgtatccttaaatattgtgtatttagttatgtatctgtatatgctttgtattttaactgtaaatttaatgtctcgaagatattagctcttgtagttattctgaaattcgagatggaataaagtttatgcatgcatgcatgtttgtgtgttGCCTTTAGCAGGGCTCGTGCGCacgctttgtaatctgcgacttcagtgcttaccatatgagtcTAAATTCTATTCAAAAATAAGTCTATTTACAAACGTTTTCTTGTATCTCTCCGTTTTTATCTGAGGAAGATGACACCTTTTCCTACGCAAATTAtatactaatttttttttttttattgggaATGATTGCACCTAGCATATGATGATTAAAAGCTCTTTGGAAAGCGGATTTATCTTGCTGTTATAAAAGATTAAAGATGCTGACTGTTTGAGAGGTAAAATGACCCTTATGGCACCTGTCTAAAAAACGCTGTATAACATTTAAATCAGAATCGGAAGCGCCTTACACAGCGAGACCATAATTATGTGAAAATGGGAAGAACTAGGGTTTTAAACAAGTGATCTATTTCCTTCTGGCTAAAGAGTTCCTTTTGTAGAGTTCTGAGAATGTGAAGACACTTGTTAGCTTTTATAAGCTTGAGTCTAACGTGCTCGCTAAATTTACAATTAGGCTGAAAAGTCAGTCCGAGTAATACAAGGCTATCACATTGAGGAATGTTATTGATGGGAGCGTACTGATGGCGTGTACCGCTACTATTCTTCTTCCTAAATATCAGTTCTTTACACTTGCTTAGATTACACAACATCTGATTATTTATACACCAACTGAAAAACTGATTTACCAGGTCTACTGACGTGTCTGAATCCTTCCATACGGGAGCCACTATAGTAGAGTCGTCAGCATATTTGGAAAGCACAGGCGTGTCATTCATAAAAACCTCCAGGTCATTGAGGAAAACGTTAAATAAATATGGACCCCCCACACTTCCTTGCGTGGTGCCCTTGTTTACACATACGCAGTCACAAGAATGACCATTAACTGAAATGCGCTGTTGTCTGTTACCAAAAAACTATGATACCAATTTATAATATAGGGGTTCAAGAGTAACGGTTTCGACTTTGCAGATAGAAGGTTATGCTTAACAGAATCAAAGGCCTTGCTGAGATCCATAGTAAAAAGTCTTGCCGCTTCACAGTTATTATCATCTAAAAATTTACATATATGATGTTGAATAGTTAGCAAGGCATCTGTACAATTACCCCCCTGTCTATATGCAAACTGTGTTTTACTCAAGCTCCCCTCTACCGCTTGCTCCCCATGGGTGTGGTACACAGCCTTCTCAAAAGCCCTGGCTATGACTGGTGTAATATTGATGCCACGGTAGTGTGAATTCTCCTTGGGGACCTCAACCTTTGGTAAGGGGTTGATATTAGCCCTCTTCCAGGATGTCGGCCAGGAGTGGGTAGCCAAGGAAAAATTCCAAATGAGCGTAATGACCAGTGTCAAAAGCTCGGCGTGATTCGCCCAAAACCAATAGGATATTTCATCTGGTCCGGTAGCGGTTTTCTTTAGTTTTGCGAGAATGTTCCAAACTTGCCTCTCAGTTACCTGGGGAATCTCCACATCAGGTGTAATGACGACATCTGAAGGCGACTCGTAACTATCATCAGAAGGTCATTCAGCGAGTCCGAATCGAGATTGACATCGGTAGAGTTACGACGCTGGGAAATCAAGTCCAAATTTCTCCACCAACCCCTACTTCCAATAATCAGGCGAGGATTCTTGCGGTTAGCACTTATTAGTTACCTCTTATATCTGGGAGTTGATCACTTTGTGGCGCTCCACGTTGTTGCAAGAAATTCTAGACTTCGCCCGCAGCATAGATTTAACTAAGGGAGTCATCCACATTGGGTCCCTCGACGAAAGTCTTACGGATTTAAGTGGCATGCACTTTGTCCATCAGAGTCCGGATCTGTTTTTCCATACTATCCAAAACACAGTCTATATTATTCCCCGACAACACCTCGCTCCAGTCCTCGGCATTCAACGCAAGATATTGCGCTTCTTTCTTGTGTTTTCTTGTATCACGTATCTGTACCTCGCGATGCAGGGGCTTCAGTTTAGTTCCGGCCGGCAAGATAACACCCTGATGATCAGTTTTGATTAGCATATGAATGGAATAAGGACTACCAAATTAAAAAGATCAGCACGGTTGGTAAAACAATTACACGAATTATACGAATACtgacatttcatttttttcagtgtGTGGGGCCAGTGGAGTTTGATGACAGTCAGTCTGATGCTGTTGAGGAGGAGGATGGGACAGATTACATTGATTAAGAATCTAGTGACATTGAAGGAATAATAGGGAGAGGAGATGTAGAACTACCACAGCCCATtccaaaaacaatgcttattcaaaatttgggttgacaaaaaaagagtattatCACGGTATTTTAGGTTTCCGGTAATATACCTCATTTCctatggccgccatgttggatttgctattatcatgcaaagtAGCTACACACCTTTGGGGGgccaaacaacacaagttccaGAGGATATAACGAACACCTTAGCCACAcggatgatttgtttcacgttcattgtttatcaccttaaaatataactttgcacaatCCTAACTATTTCGCGATTACtctatctcgttcacgtcctacaatgtgagCGAAGTatcctagaaaaaaaaaaaaaggtacgaatggtttcagagtaaagatagagaatgaaagattcacattgtcgtcaaaacctaaaattttggTGACTTCACGATGATGTTATGCCGAGTACCGCAAAAGtgtgtgctaaaatgcgtgccgcgcgtgcaacacgattattattattttgtgacaTCATCATTGCCGTAGGTGGTGTAGTCCAGAGGAACTGGTATTGCCCGAAACGGAAACTacaataatattctttgtttgtc from Montipora foliosa isolate CH-2021 chromosome 7, ASM3666993v2, whole genome shotgun sequence includes the following:
- the LOC138010098 gene encoding melanocortin receptor 4-like encodes the protein MEKEESVIMLVNCVVNIVLAFTATIGNVLVLYAVWKKPTLRSPSILLLCGLASTDLAVGLIAQPLFIARSLINLYIRSERLKLTFERGFKTIAFSLCGVSLGIIAGTSLDRLIAILKPLQYPSIVTVRRVTCILLAIWAVSVVAGTTQIWEERVLLPSIASWIFIVFCISVTCHATIFKIVRRHRREIQNQARAFEGADATARMASLQKSAFSAFIFFIVLAICYFPYFLVYIIYFARERREGLLGRSLATTVVFMNSALNPFLYGWRVPELRNAMLQVFRAKEVRSANSVV